From the genome of Variovorax sp. RA8, one region includes:
- a CDS encoding cell division protein ZapA: MKQVEVQIMGQSYLLGCPEGGEQQLREAVERVDAAMCKIRDAGKVKARDRIAVLASLNLAFDLAQREASLAAAVAPLPPASAPTPAAAPGTSDVDDARASQLIQRLDQALAGDGHLL, from the coding sequence ATGAAACAAGTCGAAGTCCAGATCATGGGCCAGAGCTACCTGCTCGGCTGCCCCGAAGGTGGCGAGCAGCAGCTGCGCGAGGCGGTCGAAAGGGTCGATGCCGCGATGTGCAAGATCCGCGACGCGGGCAAGGTCAAGGCGCGCGACCGCATCGCGGTGCTGGCCTCCTTGAACCTGGCCTTCGACCTGGCCCAGCGCGAGGCCTCGCTTGCCGCCGCCGTGGCGCCCCTGCCACCGGCCTCCGCGCCGACGCCAGCCGCGGCCCCGGGCACCAGCGATGTCGACGACGCCCGAGCCTCGCAGTTGATCCAGCGCCTCGATCAAGCCCTCGCCGGCGACGGTCATTTGCTCTGA
- a CDS encoding ABC transporter ATP-binding protein, translating into MTAALEARQVSAALGAVEVLHAIDLALAAGRWTSIVGPNGAGKSTLLKALAGLLAHRGEVRISGQPLAALSGRARARRLSWLGQGGAGEGSADDLMVYDVAMLGRLPHQRWLAAPTEADRAAVERALRSTQAWDWRDRPLGQLSGGERQRVLLARALAVEAELLLMDEPLANLDPPHQADWMALARALVAEGRTVVSVLHELNVALAADALVVMAGGRVLHQGGCQDPATHQALESVFGGRVVVHRVAGQWIALPH; encoded by the coding sequence ATGACAGCGGCCCTGGAGGCCAGGCAAGTGAGCGCCGCGCTGGGCGCCGTCGAGGTGCTGCATGCGATCGACCTCGCGCTCGCGGCCGGTCGCTGGACCAGCATCGTCGGCCCGAACGGCGCCGGCAAGTCCACGCTGCTCAAGGCACTGGCAGGTCTGCTGGCGCATCGCGGCGAAGTGCGCATCTCCGGCCAGCCGCTCGCCGCCCTGTCGGGCCGCGCGCGTGCCCGGCGGCTGTCCTGGCTGGGGCAGGGCGGGGCGGGCGAGGGCAGCGCCGACGACCTGATGGTCTACGACGTCGCCATGCTCGGCCGCCTGCCGCACCAGCGCTGGCTGGCGGCGCCCACCGAGGCCGATCGCGCGGCGGTCGAGCGCGCGCTGCGCAGCACCCAGGCCTGGGACTGGCGCGATCGTCCGCTGGGCCAGCTGTCGGGCGGCGAGCGACAGCGCGTGCTGCTGGCGCGCGCGCTCGCGGTCGAGGCCGAGCTGCTGCTGATGGATGAGCCGTTGGCCAACCTCGACCCGCCGCACCAGGCCGACTGGATGGCGCTGGCACGCGCACTGGTGGCCGAGGGCCGCACCGTGGTCAGCGTGCTGCACGAGCTCAACGTCGCGCTCGCGGCCGATGCGCTGGTGGTGATGGCCGGCGGCCGCGTGCTGCACCAGGGCGGCTGCCAGGATCCGGCGACCCACCAGGCGCTGGAGTCCGTGTTCGGCGGGCGAGTCGTGGTGCATCGCGTGGCCGGGCAATGGATCGCCCTGCCGCATTGA
- a CDS encoding FecCD family ABC transporter permease, which produces MRSEHRRALALGIALLALGAALLVLGMGIGSTGFESVLAARHDPVALQIVWGIRLPRTLGAWLAGALLGLAGAVAQGLFRNPLADPYLLGSASGASLGVAVALAMFGVTPTSTEWVVRLGLTGAAFLGAVLAVLLTLLLARGVQQTLRLLLAGVIVGVVLGAVKDLISIASADILQALQGFILGSTGLVGWSACAVMGALGAACLLLGWMLAPLLDGLALGEATAASLGLPLGAMRAALVVVLALATGAAVAQTGLIAFVGLASPHLVRSAVKTTHARLLVLSTAMGGLLLMAADLLARWLIAPQELPVGVLTAVLGGSYLLWLMHRRNAQGGFR; this is translated from the coding sequence GTGAGGAGCGAGCATCGCCGCGCACTGGCGCTGGGCATTGCATTGCTGGCCCTGGGCGCGGCCCTGCTCGTGCTGGGCATGGGCATCGGCAGCACCGGCTTCGAAAGCGTGCTGGCGGCGCGGCACGATCCGGTGGCGCTGCAGATCGTGTGGGGCATCCGCCTGCCGCGCACGCTCGGGGCCTGGCTCGCCGGCGCGTTGCTGGGACTCGCGGGGGCGGTCGCGCAGGGGCTGTTCCGCAATCCGCTGGCCGACCCCTACCTGCTCGGCAGCGCCTCGGGCGCCTCGCTGGGTGTGGCGGTGGCCCTGGCGATGTTCGGCGTTACGCCGACCAGCACCGAATGGGTGGTGCGCCTGGGCCTGACCGGCGCGGCCTTCCTGGGCGCGGTGCTGGCGGTGCTGCTGACGCTGCTGCTCGCACGCGGCGTGCAGCAGACGCTGCGGCTCTTGCTCGCGGGCGTGATCGTCGGCGTGGTGCTGGGGGCCGTCAAGGACCTGATCTCCATCGCCTCCGCCGACATCCTGCAGGCGCTGCAAGGCTTCATTCTCGGCAGCACCGGCCTGGTCGGCTGGAGCGCTTGCGCCGTGATGGGCGCCCTGGGCGCGGCCTGCCTGCTGCTGGGGTGGATGCTCGCGCCCCTGCTCGACGGCCTGGCGCTCGGCGAGGCCACCGCGGCGAGCCTGGGCCTGCCGCTGGGCGCGATGCGGGCGGCGCTGGTGGTGGTGCTGGCGCTGGCCACCGGCGCGGCCGTGGCGCAGACAGGGCTGATCGCCTTCGTCGGCCTGGCCTCGCCGCACCTGGTTCGCTCGGCCGTCAAGACCACGCACGCGCGGCTGCTCGTGCTGTCGACCGCGATGGGCGGCCTGCTGCTGATGGCAGCGGACCTGCTGGCACGCTGGCTGATCGCGCCGCAGGAACTGCCGGTCGGCGTGCTGACGGCGGTGCTCGGCGGCAGCTACCTGCTGTGGCTCATGCACCGGCGCAATGCGCAGGGGGGCTTCCGATGA
- a CDS encoding cell division protein ZapB: protein MPAPSRIDQIAERVERLLVRHEEVQRTNALLQDQVNALTRERDALKSRLAAARSRLDALLEQLPADPSQDASSN from the coding sequence ATGCCTGCACCGAGCCGTATTGATCAGATCGCCGAGCGCGTCGAACGTTTGCTTGTGCGCCACGAAGAGGTGCAGCGAACCAATGCGCTGCTGCAAGACCAGGTGAATGCGCTGACGCGCGAGCGCGACGCGCTCAAGTCGCGCCTGGCCGCGGCGCGCAGCCGACTCGATGCGCTGCTCGAACAGCTGCCGGCCGATCCCTCCCAAGACGCCTCCTCCAACTGA
- a CDS encoding ABC transporter substrate-binding protein, whose protein sequence is MSRTAVPKANSTVAEGAGAAGSAFTRLLFAGLLALWALAAHAVVVTDERGVPVELPRPPQRIVTLLPSLTESVCTLGACDRLVGVDRYSNWPEAVRTLPQLGGGIDPNVEALVALKPDVVLLAGSSRVTQRLEALGLKVLVFEPRSHADVRRVLDALAQVLGGADAQRVWQAIDASVSAAAQSLPAGISRTRVYFEVNNAPYAAGESSFIGETLARLGVKNIVPASMGPFPKLNPEYVVRADPDLIMVGVRSAQGLERRPGWGGMRAVREGRICRFTADESDVLVRPSPRMGEAAGLMARCLREKALGGAGG, encoded by the coding sequence ATGAGCCGCACGGCCGTTCCGAAGGCGAATAGCACCGTAGCCGAAGGCGCAGGTGCTGCAGGTAGCGCCTTCACCAGGCTTCTGTTCGCCGGCCTGCTGGCCCTGTGGGCGCTCGCAGCCCATGCCGTGGTCGTGACCGACGAGCGTGGCGTGCCCGTGGAGCTGCCGCGGCCGCCGCAGCGCATCGTGACGCTGCTGCCCTCGCTGACCGAGTCGGTCTGCACGCTGGGCGCCTGCGACCGGCTGGTCGGCGTCGACCGCTATTCCAATTGGCCCGAGGCGGTGCGCACGCTGCCGCAGCTCGGCGGCGGCATCGACCCCAACGTCGAGGCCCTCGTGGCCTTGAAGCCCGACGTGGTGCTGCTCGCCGGCTCCTCGCGCGTCACCCAGCGGCTGGAGGCGCTGGGCCTCAAGGTGCTGGTGTTCGAGCCGCGCAGCCATGCGGATGTGCGGCGCGTGCTGGATGCGCTGGCCCAGGTGCTGGGCGGCGCCGATGCGCAGCGGGTGTGGCAGGCCATCGATGCCAGCGTCTCGGCCGCGGCGCAGTCGCTCCCGGCCGGCATCTCGCGCACCCGCGTGTACTTCGAGGTCAACAACGCGCCCTACGCGGCGGGCGAGAGCTCCTTCATCGGCGAGACGCTCGCGCGGCTTGGCGTGAAGAACATCGTGCCGGCCTCGATGGGGCCCTTTCCCAAGCTCAATCCCGAGTACGTGGTGCGCGCCGATCCCGACCTGATCATGGTCGGCGTACGCAGTGCGCAAGGGCTCGAGCGGCGACCCGGCTGGGGCGGCATGCGCGCGGTGCGCGAAGGCCGCATCTGCCGCTTCACCGCCGACGAGTCCGACGTGCTGGTGCGTCCGAGCCCGCGCATGGGCGAGGCCGCGGGCCTGATGGCACGCTGCCTGCGGGAGAAGGCGCTCGGAGGCGCCGGCGGGTGA
- the cobO gene encoding cob(I)yrinic acid a,c-diamide adenosyltransferase, with amino-acid sequence MQIETPPGEKPYDKPEGERRGLVIVNTGDGKGKSTAAFGLALRAHGRGKAVKIFQFMKVPSARFGEHRMFEQLGIPIEGLGDGFSWKSQDLEHSAQLAREGWEKARAAILAGEHFLVVLDEITYPLIYGWLPLDTVLQTLRTRPREVHVVLTGRRCPPEIVELADTVTEMQMVKHAFKAGIPAQRGIED; translated from the coding sequence ATGCAGATCGAAACCCCGCCCGGCGAGAAGCCCTACGACAAGCCCGAGGGCGAACGCCGCGGCCTGGTGATCGTCAACACCGGAGACGGCAAGGGCAAGAGCACGGCGGCCTTCGGCCTGGCGCTGCGCGCGCACGGACGCGGCAAGGCGGTAAAGATCTTCCAGTTCATGAAGGTGCCCAGCGCGCGCTTCGGCGAGCACCGCATGTTCGAGCAGCTCGGCATCCCCATCGAGGGACTGGGTGACGGCTTCAGCTGGAAGAGCCAGGACCTCGAGCACTCGGCGCAGCTCGCGCGCGAGGGCTGGGAGAAGGCGAGGGCGGCGATCCTCGCGGGTGAGCACTTCCTGGTCGTGCTCGACGAGATCACCTATCCGTTGATCTACGGCTGGCTCCCGCTCGACACGGTGCTGCAGACCTTGCGCACGCGCCCCCGCGAGGTACACGTGGTGCTGACCGGGCGCCGCTGCCCGCCCGAGATCGTCGAGCTGGCCGACACCGTGACCGAGATGCAGATGGTCAAGCACGCCTTCAAGGCGGGCATCCCCGCGCAACGCGGCATCGAAGACTGA
- a CDS encoding LysR family transcriptional regulator, which produces MDQVQAMRIFVRVVEAGTFTRAADSLGLPKGTVTKQIQALESRLHVKLLNRTTRRVTVTPDGAAYYDRTARLLNDLDDIEASMTNAQANPTGRLRIDVGSSTARLIILPALHTFSDRYPDIQLDLGVSDRPVDLITDNVDCVIRAGDLTDQSLVARRIGTLDFVTVASAAYVKRYGRPEHPSDIEKRHHVVSYFAAGSRRIYPHEFHKDDEHIEISGPYRVSVNESNAHLAAVLGGFGLSQCITFMADPHIESGELVELLPDWTRAPLPVHVVYPPNRHLSAKVRVFVDWAADLFAKNPKLQRR; this is translated from the coding sequence ATGGACCAGGTCCAGGCCATGCGGATCTTTGTCCGCGTCGTGGAAGCCGGCACCTTCACCCGTGCCGCAGATTCGCTCGGGTTGCCGAAGGGCACGGTCACGAAGCAGATCCAGGCGCTGGAGTCCCGCCTTCATGTGAAGCTGCTGAACCGTACCACGCGGCGCGTGACCGTGACGCCGGACGGTGCCGCCTATTACGACCGCACGGCCCGCCTGCTGAACGACCTCGACGACATCGAGGCCAGCATGACCAACGCGCAGGCCAACCCCACCGGGCGGCTGCGCATCGACGTGGGCTCGTCCACGGCGCGGCTGATCATCCTGCCGGCGCTCCACACCTTCAGCGACCGCTACCCCGACATCCAGCTCGACCTGGGGGTGAGCGACCGGCCGGTCGACCTGATCACCGACAACGTGGACTGCGTGATCCGGGCCGGCGACCTGACCGACCAGTCGCTGGTGGCGCGGCGCATCGGCACGCTGGACTTCGTGACGGTGGCATCCGCGGCGTACGTCAAGCGCTACGGCAGGCCGGAGCACCCGTCGGACATCGAGAAGCGCCACCATGTCGTGAGCTATTTCGCGGCCGGCTCGCGCCGGATCTATCCGCATGAATTCCACAAGGACGACGAGCACATCGAGATCTCGGGGCCCTACCGCGTCTCGGTCAACGAGAGCAATGCGCACCTGGCCGCCGTGCTGGGCGGCTTCGGGCTTTCGCAGTGCATCACCTTCATGGCCGATCCGCACATCGAGAGCGGGGAACTGGTGGAACTGCTGCCGGACTGGACCCGCGCGCCCTTGCCGGTGCATGTGGTGTATCCGCCCAACCGGCACCTGAGCGCCAAGGTGCGGGTGTTCGTGGACTGGGCGGCCGACCTGTTCGCGAAGAATCCGAAGCTGCAGCGGCGCTGA
- a CDS encoding alpha/beta hydrolase yields the protein MSSRPIPRPAEAAPAPAVAVAPGTEVDISIPLPEREPVQARLYGQRAKGVAVPLVLHFHGGTFVCGDLDRGRNVSRLLAAAGAVVLSLAYPLKPFPEPIEVGFAALEWLYKQRVKLAGKGARVYLAGEEAGGNLAAAVALMARDRAHPPLAGQILLSPMLDPCAGTLSLRQASADDAPCRWASGWQEYLSCPMNATHPYAVPGSSLRLAELAPALVLVGEDDAMRDEALSFAQRLQAAGIPVTKAVLPSAAKCPDELYDPAFGNCACTETVGGHLRAFFASTVPPVPPPA from the coding sequence ATGTCATCCCGCCCCATCCCGCGTCCTGCTGAAGCCGCCCCGGCCCCGGCGGTCGCCGTTGCACCGGGCACGGAGGTCGACATCAGCATTCCGCTGCCGGAGCGCGAGCCGGTTCAGGCGCGCCTCTACGGCCAGCGGGCCAAGGGTGTGGCGGTGCCGCTGGTACTGCATTTCCACGGCGGCACCTTCGTGTGCGGCGACCTGGACCGCGGCCGCAACGTCTCGCGGCTCCTGGCAGCGGCTGGCGCGGTGGTGCTGTCGCTGGCCTATCCGCTGAAGCCCTTCCCTGAGCCCATCGAAGTGGGGTTCGCGGCCCTGGAGTGGCTCTACAAGCAGCGCGTCAAGCTGGCAGGCAAGGGTGCCCGCGTGTACCTGGCGGGCGAAGAGGCAGGGGGCAACCTGGCGGCCGCGGTGGCACTGATGGCCCGCGACCGCGCCCATCCGCCGCTGGCCGGCCAGATCCTGCTGTCCCCGATGCTGGACCCCTGTGCCGGCACGCTGTCGCTGCGCCAGGCCTCGGCCGACGATGCCCCTTGCCGCTGGGCTTCGGGCTGGCAGGAATACCTGAGCTGCCCGATGAACGCCACGCACCCCTACGCGGTGCCCGGCTCATCGCTCAGGCTGGCCGAGCTGGCGCCTGCATTGGTGCTGGTGGGCGAGGACGATGCGATGCGCGACGAGGCCCTGAGCTTCGCGCAGCGGCTGCAGGCAGCGGGCATTCCGGTGACCAAGGCGGTGCTGCCTTCGGCCGCGAAATGTCCCGACGAGTTGTATGACCCCGCCTTTGGGAATTGCGCGTGCACGGAGACAGTGGGTGGGCATTTGCGCGCATTTTTCGCTTCCACGGTGCCGCCGGTGCCTCCCCCGGCCTAG
- a CDS encoding TonB-dependent receptor domain-containing protein has protein sequence MMTSSVSSAHADGRASSRPLSGPRALVLPIAAALGGLACAPALAQGTPALAETVVTANRTPTRADELLSDTVVIDRAEIEQQASRTLPEILARVAGVQIAANGGPGKASSVFIRGAEARHTLLLIDGVRYGSATLGTPAWENIPVDMIDRIEVVKGPASALYGSDGVGGVVQIFTRKGKAGDPLFSPRASTTLGSEGYKQITGGFSGASGPFTYSLDAQRTLDKGFSSTNRRVPFGNFNPDRDPFSQSALNASLGFQIDPDWKIDSGLLYSEGINHYDDGPERDTRSRVRTQTAYIGASGAVTSAWKTQLRYAQSRDYTRNIVADPFNMPGLFETTQKEYLWQNDIATPIGTVLAGLERRTQEVNSDTRYTVTDRDIDSAFLGLNGNAGNHSWQLNARHDRNSQFGDSDTWFAGYGYRISPNWRIHASHGTSFVAPSFNQLYYPDFGNPALQPEEGKNTDIGITWSQDGHSVKLVRYDNKIRGFITSTTRPENVPRARIEGWTLGYDGQFGPWTVHASVDSLDPRNELTGAQLPRRAKNQATLGVDYAVGPWKFGASALHVGRRFDDTRNTMRLGSFTTVDLHGEYKVSKDWAVQGRITNLNDVNYETVYGYNQRGRAVYLTLRWQPKS, from the coding sequence ATGATGACTTCCAGCGTTTCTTCCGCGCATGCCGATGGTCGCGCCTCGTCGCGTCCTCTCTCGGGGCCGCGCGCCCTGGTCCTCCCGATCGCCGCGGCCCTGGGCGGCCTGGCTTGCGCTCCGGCGCTCGCGCAAGGCACTCCCGCGCTCGCCGAGACGGTCGTGACCGCCAACCGCACGCCCACGCGTGCCGACGAACTGCTGTCCGACACGGTCGTCATCGACCGCGCGGAGATCGAGCAGCAGGCCAGCCGCACGCTGCCCGAGATCCTGGCGCGCGTCGCCGGCGTGCAGATCGCGGCCAACGGCGGTCCCGGCAAGGCCAGCAGCGTGTTCATCCGCGGCGCCGAGGCGCGCCACACCCTGCTGCTGATCGACGGCGTGCGCTATGGCTCGGCCACGCTCGGCACGCCGGCGTGGGAGAACATCCCGGTCGACATGATCGATCGCATCGAGGTCGTCAAGGGCCCGGCCTCGGCGCTGTACGGCAGCGACGGTGTCGGCGGCGTGGTGCAGATCTTCACGCGCAAGGGCAAGGCGGGCGATCCGCTGTTCAGCCCGCGCGCGTCGACCACCCTCGGCAGCGAAGGCTACAAGCAGATCACCGGCGGCTTCAGCGGCGCCTCGGGGCCCTTCACCTATTCGCTCGATGCGCAGCGCACTCTCGACAAGGGCTTCTCCTCGACCAACCGCAGGGTGCCCTTCGGCAACTTCAACCCCGACCGCGATCCGTTCTCGCAGAGCGCGCTCAACGCCTCGCTGGGCTTCCAGATCGACCCCGACTGGAAGATCGACAGCGGCCTGCTGTATTCGGAAGGCATCAACCACTACGACGACGGTCCGGAACGCGACACGCGCAGCCGGGTGCGCACCCAGACCGCCTACATCGGCGCGAGCGGCGCGGTGACCTCCGCCTGGAAGACGCAGCTGCGCTATGCGCAGAGCCGCGATTACACGCGCAACATCGTCGCGGACCCGTTCAACATGCCGGGCCTTTTCGAGACGACGCAGAAGGAGTACCTCTGGCAGAACGACATCGCGACGCCGATCGGCACGGTGCTGGCCGGGCTGGAGCGCCGCACGCAGGAGGTGAACAGCGACACGCGATACACCGTCACCGATCGCGACATCGATTCGGCCTTCCTCGGCCTCAACGGCAACGCCGGCAACCACAGCTGGCAGCTCAATGCGCGGCACGACCGGAACTCGCAGTTCGGCGACAGCGACACCTGGTTCGCGGGCTATGGTTACCGCATTTCCCCGAACTGGCGCATCCATGCGTCGCACGGCACCAGCTTCGTCGCGCCCTCCTTCAACCAGCTCTACTACCCGGACTTCGGCAACCCTGCGCTGCAGCCGGAGGAGGGGAAGAACACCGACATCGGCATCACCTGGAGCCAGGACGGGCACAGCGTGAAGCTGGTTCGCTACGACAACAAGATCCGCGGCTTCATCACCAGCACCACGCGCCCCGAGAACGTGCCGCGCGCGCGCATCGAGGGCTGGACGCTGGGGTACGACGGCCAATTCGGACCTTGGACGGTGCACGCGAGCGTCGATTCGCTGGACCCCCGCAACGAGCTCACCGGCGCGCAGCTGCCGCGCCGAGCGAAGAACCAGGCTACGCTCGGCGTCGACTACGCGGTCGGTCCCTGGAAGTTCGGCGCCTCGGCCCTGCACGTGGGCCGGCGCTTCGACGACACGCGCAATACCATGCGGCTTGGCAGCTTCACCACCGTGGATCTCCATGGCGAGTACAAGGTGTCGAAGGACTGGGCCGTGCAAGGCCGCATCACCAACCTCAACGACGTGAACTACGAGACCGTCTATGGCTACAACCAGCGCGGACGCGCGGTCTACCTGACGCTGCGGTGGCAACCGAAGTCGTGA
- a CDS encoding aminotransferase class I/II-fold pyridoxal phosphate-dependent enzyme, which yields MNPDEEAPHGGPDARGAVPHDFSTNANACGPCPTVVQALEQADPSRYPDPRHTALRETLGRFHGVAAQRIVIAASASEFIARITAAVAQQGGRTVWLPRHAYGDYLHAAEAWGLDVRRDPESPAGTALAWCCDPSSPLGEVQPGLAALVHALNASSTCVLDLAYEPLRLEGRLELGAAQRDRVWQLWTPNKALSLTGVRAAYAIAPLEAAGTAGMAERLSRLAPSWPIGAHGVALLEAWTLAETQGWLAASRERLRDWKRRQQALCTALGWSVLPSVANYFCARPDVPYAPCSAALREAGIQLRDARSFGLPGHLRLAVLPPASQKALARAWQAARA from the coding sequence ATGAACCCCGACGAAGAAGCCCCGCACGGCGGCCCCGATGCCCGCGGCGCCGTGCCGCACGATTTCTCGACCAATGCCAATGCCTGCGGCCCCTGTCCGACGGTCGTGCAGGCGCTGGAGCAAGCCGATCCGAGCCGCTATCCCGACCCGCGCCATACCGCGCTGCGTGAGACGCTGGGCCGCTTCCATGGCGTCGCCGCCCAGCGCATCGTGATCGCCGCGAGCGCCAGCGAATTCATTGCGCGCATCACGGCCGCAGTCGCGCAGCAGGGCGGCCGCACGGTCTGGCTGCCGCGGCATGCCTATGGTGACTACCTGCATGCGGCCGAGGCGTGGGGGCTCGACGTGCGGCGCGACCCCGAATCGCCAGCAGGCACTGCGCTTGCGTGGTGCTGCGATCCGTCCAGCCCGCTGGGCGAAGTCCAGCCGGGCCTGGCGGCACTGGTGCATGCGTTGAACGCCTCCAGCACCTGCGTGCTCGACCTGGCCTACGAACCCCTGCGGCTCGAAGGCCGTCTTGAACTCGGCGCAGCGCAGCGGGACCGCGTCTGGCAGCTGTGGACGCCGAACAAGGCCCTGAGCCTGACGGGTGTCCGGGCGGCCTATGCGATCGCCCCGTTGGAAGCGGCCGGGACGGCCGGGATGGCCGAGCGGTTGAGCCGCCTCGCCCCATCCTGGCCCATCGGCGCGCACGGCGTCGCGCTGCTCGAGGCCTGGACGCTCGCCGAGACGCAGGGCTGGCTCGCCGCCAGCCGCGAACGCCTGCGCGACTGGAAACGCCGGCAGCAGGCCCTGTGCACTGCGCTGGGCTGGTCCGTCCTGCCCAGCGTCGCGAACTACTTCTGCGCGCGCCCCGATGTCCCGTATGCGCCGTGCTCCGCGGCCTTGCGCGAGGCCGGCATCCAGCTGCGCGATGCCCGTTCCTTCGGCCTGCCGGGCCACCTGCGCCTCGCCGTGCTGCCGCCGGCCAGCCAGAAGGCACTGGCTCGCGCCTGGCAAGCCGCGCGCGCCTGA
- the cbiB gene encoding adenosylcobinamide-phosphate synthase CbiB, whose translation MPWLWLPLPVGEGWDGGSAALVHAAALVLALAVDRILGEPPARWHPVVWMGRYLGWTGRRVAPPIDASPSRRFGPFAAGALAWCAGAAAVLLAAASLSATAAHLPGWAAALLLGLALKPLLAWRMLRDEVLAVEAALACSLTAGRNRLAHLVSRDVLTLDAAAVRESAIESLAENLNDSVVAPLFWFLLLGLPGAALYRFANTADAMWGYRGERHGHAWEWAGKWAARADDALSWLPARLTALLLSCSVPLRGRAGVGARALIREARLTPSPNSGWPMAAMGLLLGVRLAKPGVYVLNAAGREPTAADTRHAATLGARVVWMTAALAASALLLPAAWCNP comes from the coding sequence GTGCCCTGGCTCTGGCTTCCTCTCCCTGTGGGGGAGGGCTGGGATGGGGGCAGTGCCGCGCTGGTCCACGCCGCGGCCCTGGTCCTCGCCCTGGCCGTGGACCGAATACTGGGCGAACCCCCGGCGCGCTGGCACCCGGTCGTCTGGATGGGCCGCTACCTCGGCTGGACCGGCCGCCGCGTGGCGCCCCCGATCGATGCATCACCGTCCCGCCGGTTCGGACCCTTCGCCGCCGGAGCGCTGGCCTGGTGCGCCGGTGCCGCCGCCGTCCTGCTCGCCGCCGCAAGCTTGAGCGCCACTGCCGCTCACCTGCCGGGCTGGGCAGCGGCGCTGCTGCTCGGCCTTGCGCTCAAGCCTCTGCTCGCCTGGCGCATGCTGCGGGACGAGGTGCTCGCGGTGGAGGCGGCGCTGGCCTGCTCGCTTACCGCAGGGCGGAACAGGCTCGCGCACCTCGTGAGCCGCGATGTCCTGACATTGGACGCAGCCGCAGTGCGCGAAAGCGCCATCGAATCGCTGGCCGAGAACCTCAACGACTCGGTGGTCGCGCCGCTGTTCTGGTTCCTGCTGCTGGGCCTGCCGGGCGCGGCGCTCTATCGCTTTGCCAACACCGCCGACGCGATGTGGGGCTACCGCGGCGAGCGCCATGGCCACGCCTGGGAGTGGGCCGGCAAGTGGGCCGCGCGCGCCGACGACGCGCTCTCATGGCTGCCCGCCCGCCTGACCGCGCTGCTGCTGTCCTGCTCTGTCCCGCTCCGGGGTCGCGCTGGGGTGGGGGCACGCGCCCTCATTCGCGAAGCCCGCCTGACCCCGTCCCCCAACAGCGGCTGGCCCATGGCCGCCATGGGCTTGCTGCTCGGAGTGCGCCTCGCCAAGCCCGGCGTCTACGTGCTGAATGCGGCAGGCCGCGAGCCCACCGCCGCCGACACCCGCCACGCGGCAACGCTGGGCGCGCGGGTGGTCTGGATGACAGCAGCACTGGCCGCGAGCGCGCTCCTCCTTCCTGCTGCATGGTGCAATCCATGA
- the cobU gene encoding bifunctional adenosylcobinamide kinase/adenosylcobinamide-phosphate guanylyltransferase, with protein MATEVVNPETKTRELVLGGQRSGKSRCAELRAAEWLARDPAHRAVLIATGTAHDAEMRERIARHRADRAQRVPGLVTVEEPVQLGPAVARHTESSTLVLVDCLTLWLTNLLMPAEAAGAAPPCAATAEMALLHALHDARGPVLLVSNEIGLGVIPMGREARAFVDALGRLNQQVAAACERVTLMAAGLPLSLKEVAL; from the coding sequence GTGGCAACCGAAGTCGTGAATCCCGAGACCAAGACGCGCGAGCTGGTCCTCGGCGGCCAGCGCAGCGGCAAGTCGCGCTGCGCCGAGCTGCGCGCGGCCGAATGGCTGGCGCGCGATCCGGCGCACCGCGCCGTGCTGATCGCGACCGGGACCGCGCACGACGCGGAGATGCGCGAGCGCATCGCGCGCCACCGGGCCGACCGGGCGCAGCGCGTGCCCGGGCTCGTCACGGTGGAAGAGCCGGTCCAGCTCGGGCCCGCAGTGGCCCGCCACACCGAGTCCAGCACGCTGGTGCTGGTCGACTGCCTGACGCTGTGGCTGACCAACCTGCTGATGCCTGCCGAAGCCGCCGGTGCGGCACCGCCTTGCGCCGCTACCGCCGAGATGGCGCTGCTGCACGCGCTGCACGATGCCCGCGGGCCGGTGCTGCTGGTGAGCAACGAGATCGGCCTCGGCGTGATACCCATGGGCCGCGAGGCGCGCGCCTTCGTCGACGCGCTGGGCCGGCTCAACCAGCAAGTCGCCGCCGCCTGCGAGCGGGTGACGCTGATGGCGGCCGGCCTGCCGCTCAGCCTGAAGGAGGTTGCCTTATGA